A region of Mycolicibacterium brumae DNA encodes the following proteins:
- a CDS encoding metallophosphoesterase, which translates to MHYFTADLHLQHPKLADLRGFGSVAAHDEAVMAALRVLDPENDVLWVLGDICSGGVGSMESALSQLSTLDVTMHLVTGNHDPCAPMYRNAQRHFSAFATVFASIQQHARTKVGDTGVLLSHFPYRGTPDRHAREHFDQYQLPNLGMWLLHGHTHSAERRSGTRSICVSLEAWELKPASADDLVQEMAR; encoded by the coding sequence GTGCACTACTTCACCGCCGACCTGCATCTGCAGCATCCGAAGCTCGCCGATCTCCGCGGCTTCGGCAGCGTCGCCGCGCACGACGAAGCGGTGATGGCGGCACTGCGTGTATTGGACCCGGAGAACGACGTGCTGTGGGTGCTCGGCGATATCTGTTCCGGCGGCGTCGGGTCGATGGAGTCGGCGCTGAGCCAGTTGAGCACGCTGGACGTGACCATGCACCTGGTGACCGGTAATCACGATCCGTGCGCGCCGATGTACCGAAACGCCCAGCGGCACTTCAGCGCCTTCGCAACGGTCTTCGCTTCGATCCAGCAACACGCCCGGACCAAGGTCGGTGACACCGGAGTTCTGTTGTCACACTTCCCATATCGAGGCACTCCCGATCGCCACGCTCGCGAGCACTTCGATCAGTACCAACTCCCGAATCTCGGGATGTGGCTGCTGCACGGGCATACCCACAGTGCGGAGCGACGGTCCGGGACGCGGTCGATCTGCGTTTCGCTGGAGGCGTGGGAGTTGAAGCCGGCCTCTGCCGACGATCTCGTGCAGGAGATGGCCAGGTGA
- a CDS encoding sulfite exporter TauE/SafE family protein, which produces MRSLIIFTLVGVGAQLVDGALGMAFGVTASTLLVLSGVAAAQASAAVHLAEVGTTLASGLSHWRFKNIDWSIVAKLGVPGAVGAFLGATVLSSLSTERAAPLMAAILLAIGVYVLLRFSLGRPPGLRSTHTPHTAKFLAPLGLFGGFIDASGGGGWGPVTTSTLLSQGKTAPRTVIGSVSASEFLVAVSASLGFLVGLREEFLDNLPIVLGLAVGGVIAAPFAAWLVTKVSPALLGTFVGGVIILTNSQKLIKYFGITGAATTAVYLAILVSWAALIVYTWRSSRAPAYVPDALADEVAQDPEYVEDLAEIQGTAAAEQPAVAPGEEPQR; this is translated from the coding sequence ATGCGTTCGCTCATCATTTTCACCCTTGTCGGCGTCGGCGCTCAGCTGGTCGACGGGGCCCTCGGCATGGCCTTCGGGGTCACCGCCTCCACCCTGCTGGTGCTCAGCGGCGTCGCCGCCGCCCAGGCCAGCGCCGCCGTCCACCTCGCCGAGGTGGGCACCACGCTGGCCTCGGGCCTGTCGCACTGGCGGTTCAAGAACATCGACTGGTCGATCGTGGCCAAGCTCGGGGTGCCCGGCGCCGTCGGCGCTTTCCTGGGCGCCACCGTGCTGTCCTCGCTGTCCACCGAGCGGGCGGCACCGCTGATGGCGGCAATCCTGCTGGCCATCGGCGTCTACGTGCTGCTGCGGTTCTCCCTGGGCCGCCCGCCCGGACTGCGCAGCACCCACACTCCGCACACCGCGAAATTCCTTGCGCCGCTGGGGCTGTTCGGCGGTTTCATCGACGCCTCCGGCGGTGGCGGCTGGGGTCCGGTGACCACCAGCACGCTGCTGTCCCAGGGCAAGACCGCTCCGCGCACCGTCATCGGCTCGGTGAGCGCCTCGGAGTTCCTGGTCGCGGTGTCTGCGTCGCTGGGCTTCCTGGTCGGCCTGCGCGAGGAGTTCCTGGACAATCTGCCGATCGTGTTGGGCCTGGCCGTCGGCGGCGTCATCGCGGCCCCGTTCGCCGCGTGGCTGGTCACCAAGGTCAGCCCGGCGCTGCTCGGCACGTTCGTCGGCGGGGTCATCATCCTGACGAACTCGCAGAAGCTGATCAAGTACTTCGGGATCACCGGGGCCGCGACGACGGCGGTCTACCTGGCGATCCTGGTGTCCTGGGCGGCGCTGATCGTCTACACCTGGCGCAGTTCCCGGGCCCCGGCCTACGTGCCGGACGCGCTGGCCGACGAGGTGGCCCAGGATCCCGAGTACGTCGAGGACCTCGCCGAGATCCAGGGCACTGCCGCGGCCGAGCAGCCCGCCGTCGCGCCGGGGGAGGAGCCGCAGCGGTGA
- a CDS encoding NAD(P)/FAD-dependent oxidoreductase, giving the protein MITVPERASVVVIGGGVIGTSIACHLAESGVRDVVLVEKGELGGGSTCKAAGGVRATFSNAANIAIGLRGLEVFAHFPQRYGQEIDFHRDGYLYTLSDPENVEIFTESVALQNSMGVPSRMIDPAEAQRISPLLSTDGMLAACWSPEDAKASPESVVAGYAATARRHGARILRHCAVTDIESDGGTVTGVVTEHGVIATRTVVCAAGAWSAQIGAMLGVDIPVVPVRRQIAFTEPIADLPKSSPSLTIDFPSSFYFHPEGGGLLLGWSDPDEQVGFNEHFDLDDWLMGLGEVAGRRAPAILDYGIRTGWAGLYEVTPDRNQIIDRCDQVDGLLIATGYSGHGFLMGPATGEIVCDLYHGREPGYDIRPFRLDRFAAVAGRGETNIV; this is encoded by the coding sequence ATGATCACCGTCCCCGAGCGCGCGTCGGTCGTCGTGATCGGCGGCGGGGTGATTGGCACGTCGATCGCCTGCCACCTCGCCGAATCGGGAGTGCGGGATGTGGTGCTGGTCGAGAAGGGCGAACTGGGCGGCGGGTCCACCTGCAAGGCGGCCGGCGGCGTGCGGGCCACCTTCTCCAATGCGGCCAACATCGCGATCGGGCTGCGCGGGCTGGAGGTGTTCGCCCACTTCCCGCAGCGTTACGGCCAAGAGATCGATTTCCACCGCGACGGCTACCTGTACACGCTGTCGGATCCGGAGAACGTCGAGATCTTCACCGAGTCCGTCGCGCTGCAGAACAGCATGGGCGTGCCGAGCCGGATGATCGACCCCGCTGAGGCCCAACGGATTTCGCCGCTGCTGTCCACCGACGGCATGCTCGCGGCCTGCTGGTCTCCCGAGGACGCGAAGGCCTCCCCGGAATCGGTGGTGGCCGGCTATGCGGCCACCGCCCGCCGGCATGGCGCCCGGATACTGCGGCATTGCGCGGTGACCGACATCGAATCCGACGGCGGGACCGTCACCGGCGTCGTCACCGAGCATGGCGTGATCGCGACCCGGACCGTGGTGTGCGCGGCCGGCGCCTGGTCAGCTCAGATCGGCGCGATGCTCGGCGTCGACATCCCCGTCGTGCCGGTGCGCCGGCAGATCGCGTTCACCGAGCCGATCGCGGATCTGCCGAAGTCATCCCCGTCCCTGACCATCGACTTCCCGTCGAGCTTCTACTTCCATCCCGAGGGCGGCGGCCTGCTGCTGGGCTGGTCGGACCCCGACGAGCAGGTCGGATTCAACGAACATTTCGATCTCGACGACTGGCTGATGGGCCTCGGCGAGGTCGCCGGACGCCGAGCCCCGGCGATCCTCGACTACGGCATCCGCACCGGGTGGGCCGGCCTCTATGAGGTCACCCCCGACCGCAACCAGATCATCGACCGCTGCGACCAAGTCGACGGACTGCTCATCGCCACCGGCTACTCCGGCCACGGGTTCCTGATGGGCCCGGCGACCGGCGAGATCGTCTGCGACCTCTATCACGGCCGCGAACCCGGCTACGACATCCGGCCGTTCCGGTTGGACCGCTTCGCGGCCGTCGCCGGCCGTGGCGAAACGAACATCGTCTGA
- a CDS encoding GNAT family N-acetyltransferase, with amino-acid sequence MGELASAIRIIEADPADPAATFAASQYYAELAARFEEGFDPGIGGAVSDPSIVPPRGALLLAMIGDEAVGCGAVTFHDADTAEIKRVWTTPSVRGTGLGRRLIEELEALAAAAGATTVQLDTNRALTEAVAMYRRLGYHEVPAYNDNPYAHHWFAKSLSQSAYGRSDRGASAAWRSRDSR; translated from the coding sequence ATGGGTGAGCTGGCGTCTGCGATCCGGATCATCGAAGCTGATCCGGCTGACCCCGCCGCCACGTTCGCCGCGAGTCAGTACTACGCCGAGCTCGCCGCCCGGTTCGAGGAGGGATTCGATCCGGGCATCGGCGGCGCAGTCAGTGACCCGTCGATCGTCCCGCCGCGCGGCGCGCTACTGCTGGCAATGATCGGCGACGAGGCCGTGGGTTGCGGCGCCGTCACCTTCCACGACGCCGACACCGCCGAGATCAAGCGGGTGTGGACGACGCCGTCGGTCCGCGGCACGGGCCTGGGCCGCCGGCTGATCGAGGAGTTGGAGGCCCTGGCCGCCGCGGCGGGGGCGACGACGGTGCAGTTGGACACCAACCGCGCGCTCACCGAGGCCGTCGCCATGTACCGCCGGCTCGGGTACCACGAGGTGCCCGCGTACAACGACAATCCCTACGCCCATCACTGGTTCGCCAAGTCGCTGAGTCAATCCGCATATGGCCGGTCGGACCGCGGCGCGTCCGCTGCTTGGCGGTCCAGAGACTCTCGGTAA
- a CDS encoding sulfite exporter TauE/SafE family protein, with product MLLIALAGVGAGAINSLVGSGTLITFPTLVTLGFPPVTATMSNAVGLVAGGISGTWAYRRELRGQWHRLRWQIPASVIGAGIGAWLLLHLPEKVFVTVVPVLLVAALVLVVIGPKIQAWARRRAEQSGQSADYVSPRKLAALVAGTFAVGVYGGYFTAAQGILLIAVMGALLPEDMQKMNAAKNLLSLLVNIVAAAAYVLVAFDRISWTAAGLIAVGSLIGGWLGGHYGRRLSPNALRIVIVVVGCVGLYRLLTV from the coding sequence ATGCTGCTGATCGCCCTGGCCGGCGTCGGCGCGGGGGCGATCAATTCGCTGGTCGGTTCGGGCACCCTGATCACCTTCCCGACCCTGGTCACCCTCGGCTTCCCGCCGGTCACCGCGACCATGTCGAACGCCGTCGGCCTGGTCGCCGGGGGGATATCCGGCACCTGGGCCTACCGCCGGGAACTGCGCGGCCAGTGGCATCGGCTGCGCTGGCAGATCCCGGCCTCGGTCATCGGCGCCGGGATCGGGGCCTGGCTGCTGCTGCACCTGCCGGAGAAGGTGTTCGTCACCGTCGTCCCGGTGCTACTGGTCGCGGCGCTGGTGCTGGTGGTGATCGGCCCGAAGATTCAGGCCTGGGCGCGCCGACGCGCCGAGCAGTCGGGTCAATCGGCGGACTACGTCAGCCCACGCAAGTTGGCCGCACTGGTGGCCGGCACCTTCGCCGTCGGCGTCTACGGCGGCTACTTCACCGCGGCCCAGGGCATCCTGCTGATCGCTGTGATGGGGGCGCTGCTGCCCGAGGACATGCAGAAGATGAACGCCGCCAAGAATCTGCTGTCGCTGCTGGTCAACATCGTCGCCGCGGCCGCGTACGTGCTCGTCGCGTTCGACCGGATCAGCTGGACTGCGGCCGGGCTGATCGCCGTCGGATCGCTGATCGGCGGCTGGCTGGGCGGTCACTACGGACGAAGGCTGTCCCCGAACGCGCTGCGCATCGTCATCGTCGTGGTGGGATGCGTTGGGCTGTACCGGCTGTTGACGGTGTAG
- a CDS encoding AAA family ATPase, with protein MGATNDGVLLTDEFREALGLLASGQHLFLTGKAGTGKSTLIRHFMANTDRNVVVVAPTGIAALNVDGHTIHRLFGFRPTTALPDVTSGSYRPGRFSATLGKLQTLIIDEASMVRADVFDMIAAALGRFGPEPGAPFGGVQIVLVGDLYQLPPVSTELEQHHFASTYDTPYFFSANAFDRRDFPTVQLTTVFRQLGDDRMTAILNEIREGVLLAHAKEHLDSRVDPDFVPPDGEMWLTLAPTNRLVTARNRQQLERLPGEEMTHRATESGDLSLFDKPIDDELRFKVGAQVMMLNNDKAGRWVNGSIGRVVGVGYDRHGAVVEVEFPDGATAEVTPFTWEATRPVVDGGALRREVVGTFTQLPFKLAWAITIHKSQGQTLDRLVVDLSGGMFSTGQLYVALSRCTSLSGLVLKRPVLPKDLKVDRRIARFLRSAADTGRGSRFCAIGLLTVGEEGRMSRPRPVELAVAFDDGTAVSTLINPQRDLSDARQAYGIEVADVLLAPTLREAWSVIAPMLAGRTPVGVKVDETLDLLDFELKRLGQVVPIPLGVELPGVTVTGRTALQRARSTLDQFHAAESAPGSSPFEEPEDTDILSGVLVSRDHGLETPAAQHLPALSALLRVSRGLGPVLLGATPAAEAISAGETSWELAARRAAADQLLAAATRTRLPDEVRGRLRAALASLGAPELAAGLETSSFPTIEESLVPGARICFTGTAVDGRGRVMERPEMERLAASAGLAPVASVTKTRCEVLVVAEAGTQSGKARKAQEYGKPVFTAAEFFDWVARR; from the coding sequence GTGGGGGCGACGAACGACGGCGTGCTGCTGACCGACGAGTTTCGGGAGGCATTGGGGTTGCTGGCTTCCGGGCAGCACCTGTTTCTCACCGGCAAGGCGGGCACCGGCAAGTCGACGTTGATCCGGCACTTCATGGCCAACACCGACCGCAATGTCGTCGTCGTCGCGCCGACCGGAATCGCCGCCCTCAACGTCGACGGACACACGATCCACCGGCTGTTCGGATTCCGACCCACCACCGCGCTGCCCGATGTGACCTCAGGCTCCTACCGGCCCGGGCGGTTCTCCGCCACGCTCGGCAAGCTGCAGACCCTGATCATCGACGAGGCGTCCATGGTCCGCGCCGACGTGTTCGACATGATCGCCGCGGCGCTGGGGCGGTTCGGCCCGGAACCGGGCGCTCCGTTCGGCGGCGTGCAGATCGTGCTGGTGGGCGACCTCTACCAGTTGCCGCCGGTGTCCACCGAGCTCGAGCAGCACCACTTCGCCAGCACCTATGACACGCCATATTTCTTCTCGGCGAACGCATTCGACCGTCGAGACTTCCCGACCGTTCAGCTGACGACGGTGTTCCGCCAACTCGGCGACGACCGAATGACGGCCATTCTCAACGAGATTCGCGAAGGTGTGCTGCTCGCGCACGCCAAGGAGCACCTCGACTCCCGCGTCGACCCCGACTTCGTTCCGCCCGACGGCGAGATGTGGTTGACGTTGGCGCCGACGAACAGGCTGGTGACGGCCCGAAACCGGCAGCAGCTGGAGCGATTGCCCGGTGAGGAAATGACGCACCGCGCCACCGAGTCGGGTGATCTTTCGTTGTTCGACAAGCCCATCGACGACGAGTTGCGGTTCAAGGTCGGCGCCCAGGTGATGATGCTCAACAATGATAAGGCGGGGCGCTGGGTAAACGGCTCGATCGGCCGGGTTGTCGGGGTGGGCTATGACCGTCATGGCGCCGTGGTCGAGGTTGAGTTCCCCGACGGCGCAACCGCCGAGGTGACCCCGTTCACCTGGGAGGCCACCCGTCCGGTCGTCGACGGCGGAGCGCTGCGTCGGGAGGTCGTTGGCACGTTCACCCAATTGCCGTTCAAGCTGGCCTGGGCGATCACCATTCACAAGAGTCAGGGCCAGACGCTGGACCGGCTGGTGGTGGATCTGTCCGGCGGGATGTTCTCCACCGGTCAGCTGTATGTGGCGTTGAGCCGGTGCACGTCGCTGTCCGGTCTGGTGTTGAAACGCCCTGTGCTGCCGAAGGATCTGAAGGTCGACCGCCGGATCGCCCGTTTCCTGCGGAGCGCCGCCGACACCGGTCGGGGGAGCCGGTTCTGCGCGATCGGTCTGCTCACGGTTGGCGAGGAGGGGCGGATGTCGCGGCCACGCCCGGTGGAGTTGGCGGTGGCGTTCGACGATGGCACGGCGGTGTCGACGCTGATCAACCCGCAACGCGACCTGTCCGACGCCCGCCAGGCGTACGGAATCGAGGTCGCCGATGTGTTGCTGGCGCCGACCCTGCGCGAGGCATGGTCGGTGATCGCCCCGATGCTGGCCGGGCGCACACCGGTGGGCGTGAAGGTCGATGAGACGCTGGATTTGCTGGATTTCGAGCTCAAGCGGTTGGGACAAGTGGTTCCGATACCCCTCGGCGTCGAACTGCCCGGTGTCACCGTCACGGGCAGGACCGCGTTGCAGCGCGCCAGATCCACCCTCGACCAGTTCCACGCGGCCGAGTCCGCCCCCGGTTCCTCACCGTTCGAGGAGCCCGAGGACACCGATATCCTCTCCGGGGTGCTGGTCAGCCGAGATCATGGTCTGGAAACCCCTGCGGCCCAGCATCTTCCGGCCCTATCGGCGTTGCTGCGGGTCAGCCGCGGCCTCGGACCCGTGCTGTTGGGGGCCACTCCCGCGGCTGAAGCGATCTCGGCGGGGGAGACGAGTTGGGAGCTCGCCGCTCGCCGCGCCGCCGCAGACCAACTATTGGCCGCGGCCACCAGGACCCGGCTACCCGACGAGGTGCGGGGCCGGCTGCGGGCTGCACTGGCCTCGCTGGGCGCCCCGGAGCTGGCGGCTGGCCTGGAGACGTCGTCGTTTCCCACGATTGAGGAGTCGCTGGTTCCCGGCGCCAGGATCTGCTTCACCGGCACCGCGGTGGACGGTCGAGGGCGGGTGATGGAACGTCCTGAAATGGAGCGGCTAGCCGCCTCGGCAGGCTTGGCGCCCGTCGCCTCCGTGACCAAGACCCGCTGCGAGGTCCTGGTGGTCGCCGAAGCGGGCACCCAGTCCGGGAAGGCCCGCAAGGCGCAGGAGTATGGAAAACCGGTGTTCACCGCCGCCGAGTTCTTCGACTGGGTTGCGAGGCGATAG